CCGTACTGGCACGATGAAGCGGGTTCGCAATCGATGCACAATTCGGACAAAAGACTTTCGCCATAGTAACGACTCCTTCTTTCAGTTGATAAAACCGGCGACCGAAGCCGCCGGGGTGCGAGGTACTCTGTCGTTTGCACCACTTCCGACAGAGGGCCTGCCAGGGTGAATACCCGTGGACTACTTCCACAGTTCCGCCGGTTTGCCGTCCAGTCCGAACAGTCGGGTCAGACTGCGGTAGCACTGGTCGGCACGGGCGGGACTGTACTTCTTGGCGGTTTCGGTGAAGGCGTTCAACAGACTCCACCGGGTCGGTTCCGCAAACTCCTCGTGCCGGGGATGTTTGAATTCATTCCAGACGGTCAGAATATCGCATGACGGAATCGCCTGACGTTCCGCCGCCACCACCAGCGAAGCACGAACTTCATCATCATTGAGTTCATCGATCTTCAACTCCTCTGCTACATTTTCCAAGGTTAAAAACTCCAGTTCAAGAGAGTTTACCGCCTCCAGAACCAGGCCGTTCAGTTCGATCCGGGAGGTGTGGCGACGCTTCAATATCGTACTACCTCCAAACATGAGATTTGAACAGACTCTGACACTCA
The Victivallis lenta DNA segment above includes these coding regions:
- a CDS encoding DUF932 domain-containing protein, with product MGLMMSEGKFVGRDEIALVPTPTATASWKPVPHSDVIDAVTEVVKAHNWQILEEQYGLARDGQRMFGVMRINRTSSTEWSRCIGIRNSHDRTLALGLSAGLSVRVCSNLMFGGSTILKRRHTSRIELNGLVLEAVNSLELEFLTLENVAEELKIDELNDDEVRASLVVAAERQAIPSCDILTVWNEFKHPRHEEFAEPTRWSLLNAFTETAKKYSPARADQCYRSLTRLFGLDGKPAELWK